A single genomic interval of Streptomyces graminofaciens harbors:
- a CDS encoding acyl-CoA dehydrogenase family protein, with product MTLPKASRFPESPYLSEEGRRMRDAVRAAAPGLAERAREGELRGALAPETVSVLHEIGVFRITVPVELGGFASGARDTVEVVRELGRVDASAGWTVIVSSATRSALTFNDRVKDEVFADVKTWQGPLLFGATVFAPKVGDGRKVEGGYMVKGKWSFGSGCKIAKWASVGFEYEDPNTGERRRAMGLLTPDQYTIVDDWHVMGLSATSSNSVRADEEVFVPEYRIIHTMDMLARMEALRGKYQGLGFMHSSIGTMVATTAGFAALALGMAEGAFKAFVEQAAKRPPFNLPYPTMADMASTQVVAGKARAVINTAAALIERQVDEIDRRALAGEDFHPSEEPEITMDLVHQIHACLQVIDGLQLALGSSTVGLSNPIQRFVRDVHVLATHGAFRIDPMAEINGRDIFGLEPLPVIAALASPPPGKMPSHAANGNFPGPVPRPA from the coding sequence ATGACGTTGCCCAAAGCGAGCAGGTTCCCCGAGTCGCCCTATCTGAGCGAGGAGGGACGGCGCATGCGCGACGCGGTGCGCGCGGCGGCGCCCGGCCTTGCCGAACGTGCCCGCGAGGGGGAGTTGCGGGGCGCACTCGCACCCGAGACGGTCTCGGTGTTGCACGAGATCGGGGTGTTCCGCATCACCGTCCCGGTGGAGCTGGGCGGGTTCGCATCCGGCGCCCGCGACACCGTGGAGGTCGTACGTGAGCTCGGACGCGTCGACGCGTCGGCCGGCTGGACGGTGATCGTCTCCAGCGCGACCCGAAGCGCGCTCACCTTCAACGACCGTGTGAAGGACGAGGTCTTCGCCGACGTCAAGACCTGGCAGGGGCCACTCCTGTTCGGCGCCACCGTCTTCGCGCCGAAGGTCGGCGACGGCCGCAAGGTCGAAGGCGGATACATGGTGAAGGGGAAATGGTCCTTCGGGAGTGGCTGCAAGATCGCGAAGTGGGCCTCGGTCGGATTCGAGTACGAGGACCCGAACACCGGAGAACGGCGTCGTGCGATGGGACTCCTCACCCCGGACCAGTACACGATCGTCGACGACTGGCACGTCATGGGATTGAGCGCCACGTCGAGCAACAGTGTGCGGGCCGACGAGGAGGTGTTCGTCCCCGAGTACCGGATCATCCACACCATGGACATGCTCGCGCGCATGGAGGCCCTGCGGGGCAAGTACCAGGGACTCGGATTCATGCACTCCTCGATCGGAACCATGGTCGCCACCACGGCGGGGTTCGCGGCGCTCGCCCTGGGCATGGCCGAAGGTGCTTTCAAGGCCTTCGTCGAGCAGGCCGCCAAGCGGCCGCCGTTCAACCTGCCGTATCCGACCATGGCCGACATGGCCTCGACTCAGGTCGTGGCGGGCAAGGCGAGGGCCGTCATCAACACGGCCGCGGCGCTCATCGAGCGGCAGGTCGACGAGATCGACCGGCGCGCACTGGCGGGCGAGGACTTCCACCCGTCGGAGGAACCTGAGATCACGATGGACCTCGTCCATCAGATCCACGCCTGTCTCCAGGTGATCGACGGGCTCCAACTGGCACTCGGTTCCTCGACCGTCGGCCTGTCCAACCCGATCCAGCGCTTCGTCCGGGACGTGCATGTGCTGGCGACCCACGGTGCGTTCCGCATCGATCCGATGGCCGAGATCAACGGTCGGGACATCTTCGGGTTGGAGCCGCTACCGGTGATAGCCGCCCTCGCGTCGCCCCCTCCCGGGAAGATGCCCTCGCACGCGGCCAACGGCAACTTCCCAGGCCCGGTGCCGCGCCCCGCGTGA
- a CDS encoding nuclear transport factor 2 family protein, with product MNDFSIVDGIAHINDPALYETWLDHEDYKAAVAQADTPERTAVKRLLVDFEADLARMVRDGTVQENVVDVMKRYVVEDYVQHDPNAPGNGLDNLIEHFRHVPTGNGTPPPVVSVVLEGDLACVMMKAPTPDPSSPGETYDWYILTVFRVRDGKLAEHWSAFRKMAAPLPGN from the coding sequence ATGAACGACTTCAGCATCGTCGACGGCATCGCGCACATCAACGATCCCGCGCTGTACGAGACCTGGCTCGACCACGAGGACTACAAGGCCGCTGTCGCGCAGGCCGACACGCCCGAACGGACCGCCGTCAAGCGTCTGCTGGTCGACTTCGAGGCGGACCTCGCGCGCATGGTGCGCGACGGCACCGTGCAGGAGAACGTCGTCGACGTGATGAAGCGTTACGTCGTCGAGGACTACGTCCAGCACGACCCGAACGCGCCCGGCAACGGCCTGGACAACCTCATCGAGCACTTCCGACACGTTCCGACCGGCAACGGCACTCCGCCGCCGGTGGTGAGCGTGGTCCTGGAGGGCGATCTGGCGTGCGTCATGATGAAGGCGCCGACGCCGGATCCGTCGAGCCCCGGCGAGACCTACGACTGGTACATCCTGACGGTGTTCCGCGTGCGCGACGGCAAGCTCGCCGAGCACTGGAGTGCCTTCCGCAAGATGGCCGCGCCGCTGCCGGGGAACTGA
- a CDS encoding acyl-CoA dehydrogenase family protein translates to MMPEHTAPEVGAVESPWLTDAGRELRDRIRDLVPLIRSRAREGERIGALTPDVLQALDEAGVYRMTMPVEWGGSALGARDLVEVVAALGEADGSAAWSAFVGVGLRNFLGLQPKLIEEIRKDVEGWVGPALVGASVFATTVGNARKVDGGWMVDGRWAFGSGCKHARWAMVGVAFDPAEAGGTGRGVVVLEREQFEILDDWHVMGLSGTSSNSLRVTEEIFVPDHRFLDLVEFPPRLDRIRHHYSGAAFRQSGRALLMTVALSNTSIALGMARGALSCFAEQAIRRKPFTLPYPSVAEMASAQVAAGRAQAMILLAGSTIERYADQVDARTDAGLEFSDDEESEISLAVAYAANLCEDAINLLQKTLGSSTISLSNPIQRFVRDARVVTSHGAIRVDPLAEQNGRRLLGLEPFPMVGAAVPQRGVNAPRPPLG, encoded by the coding sequence ATGATGCCCGAGCACACCGCCCCGGAGGTCGGGGCAGTCGAATCGCCGTGGCTGACCGACGCCGGACGTGAGCTGCGCGACCGGATCCGCGACCTCGTCCCGCTCATCCGGTCGCGGGCGCGCGAGGGGGAGCGGATCGGGGCGTTGACTCCCGACGTGCTTCAGGCACTGGACGAGGCGGGCGTCTACCGCATGACGATGCCGGTCGAGTGGGGTGGCAGCGCGCTGGGCGCACGGGACCTCGTCGAGGTCGTCGCGGCCCTGGGTGAGGCCGACGGGTCGGCGGCCTGGAGTGCCTTCGTCGGCGTCGGACTGCGCAACTTCCTCGGGCTCCAGCCGAAGCTGATCGAGGAGATCCGCAAGGACGTCGAGGGCTGGGTGGGTCCGGCTCTCGTCGGCGCCTCCGTGTTCGCGACCACGGTCGGGAACGCCCGCAAGGTCGACGGCGGCTGGATGGTCGACGGCCGGTGGGCCTTCGGCAGCGGCTGCAAGCACGCCCGCTGGGCGATGGTGGGGGTCGCCTTCGACCCCGCGGAGGCCGGAGGCACCGGCCGCGGCGTGGTGGTGCTGGAGCGGGAGCAGTTCGAGATCCTCGACGACTGGCACGTCATGGGGCTCTCCGGAACGTCCAGCAACAGCCTGCGGGTCACCGAGGAGATCTTCGTCCCGGACCACCGCTTCCTCGACCTCGTCGAGTTTCCGCCGAGGCTCGACCGGATCCGACACCACTACAGCGGCGCCGCCTTCCGGCAGAGCGGCCGGGCGCTGTTGATGACCGTGGCGCTCAGCAACACCTCGATCGCGCTGGGCATGGCGCGCGGTGCGCTGTCGTGCTTCGCCGAACAGGCGATCAGGCGCAAGCCGTTCACCCTGCCCTACCCGAGCGTCGCCGAGATGGCGTCGGCCCAGGTGGCGGCCGGGCGCGCCCAGGCGATGATCCTTCTCGCCGGCTCGACGATCGAACGCTACGCGGACCAGGTGGACGCACGCACCGATGCCGGTCTCGAGTTCAGCGACGACGAGGAGTCGGAGATCAGCCTCGCCGTCGCATACGCGGCGAACCTCTGCGAGGACGCGATCAACCTGCTCCAGAAGACGCTCGGCTCATCGACCATCTCGCTGTCCAACCCGATCCAGCGCTTCGTCCGCGACGCGCGCGTGGTCACCTCGCACGGCGCGATCCGCGTGGATCCGCTCGCCGAGCAGAACGGCCGACGCCTCCTCGGACTTGAGCCCTTCCCCATGGTCGGCGCCGCAGTGCCGCAGCGCGGCGTCAACGCCCCCCGCCCTCCACTGGGTTGA
- a CDS encoding flavin reductase family protein, whose product MSINEHGPHGPQGLMDSGSGLEPQPTPVAPTDAQALREAFGRFPSGVIAVCGMVDDRPVGMAVSSFTSVSLAPPLVSVCLQTSSRTWPKLRQLPRLGLSVLGEQQGEVCRGLAGAEETRFAEVHWEATGEGAVVLPGAVTWYTCTLRAELPAGDHTIALLEIDRLWTLPSAEPLVFHGSRFRRLDDGDRSAVPA is encoded by the coding sequence ATGTCGATCAATGAGCACGGGCCCCATGGGCCCCAGGGGCTCATGGATTCGGGCTCCGGCCTCGAGCCGCAGCCCACACCAGTGGCACCGACGGACGCGCAGGCCCTGCGGGAAGCGTTCGGCCGTTTCCCGAGCGGGGTGATCGCGGTGTGCGGAATGGTGGACGATCGCCCCGTCGGAATGGCGGTGAGCTCCTTCACGTCCGTCTCGCTGGCTCCGCCCCTCGTCTCGGTGTGCCTTCAGACCTCGTCCCGCACCTGGCCGAAGCTCAGGCAGCTGCCACGGCTGGGCCTGAGTGTCCTGGGCGAGCAGCAGGGTGAGGTGTGCCGCGGGCTGGCAGGTGCAGAGGAGACCCGGTTCGCCGAGGTGCACTGGGAGGCGACAGGAGAAGGAGCGGTGGTCCTTCCCGGGGCGGTCACCTGGTACACCTGCACGCTCCGCGCCGAACTCCCGGCGGGCGACCACACCATCGCCCTGCTGGAGATAGATCGCCTGTGGACGCTGCCGTCGGCCGAGCCCCTGGTCTTCCACGGAAGCCGCTTCCGGCGGCTCGACGACGGCGACAGGTCGGCTGTCCCCGCCTGA
- a CDS encoding acyl-CoA dehydrogenase family protein — MSKPPSPTPPGAESVASAADRRPSPHLSDRGRRIRDETRALIPLLREEAQEGEELGALPPETLRAIHEAGVFKTALPVELGGHALGARDTVEIITALGEGDGSAAWTVFVAGGIRNVLGFPQQTVDEIFKEIDTWIGPLVVGASVFSTSVGSARRADGGWQVSGKWAFGSGCKHAAWAAVGVTYEGSDGRPGRAMALLSREQYTILDDWKVMGLKATSSNSITAEEEAFVPDHRFVDLADFPAVMDSVRDRYAGIGFRNDTRALMLITCLSNVAVALGMARGTLDCFVEQAKARKPFNLPYPTVADMPSTQVAAGTARAMINAAEATILGHADEVDRRALAGTEFTGAEESEITMDLVYAVRLCADAIDKLQLAIGSSTVSLKNPIQRFARDVRVLATHGAIRFDPLAELSGRQLLGLEPFPMFAGGVPQVG, encoded by the coding sequence ATGAGCAAGCCCCCCTCTCCGACCCCTCCCGGTGCCGAGTCGGTCGCCTCGGCGGCCGATCGGCGCCCCTCTCCGCACCTCAGCGACCGCGGCCGGCGGATCCGGGACGAGACACGCGCCCTCATCCCCCTGCTGCGGGAGGAAGCACAGGAAGGGGAAGAGCTCGGAGCCCTGCCTCCCGAGACGCTGAGGGCGATACACGAAGCGGGTGTCTTCAAGACCGCCCTGCCCGTCGAACTGGGTGGCCACGCTCTCGGGGCGCGAGACACCGTGGAGATCATCACGGCGCTCGGCGAAGGCGACGGATCCGCCGCCTGGACGGTCTTCGTGGCCGGCGGCATCCGCAATGTCCTCGGCTTCCCCCAGCAGACCGTCGACGAGATCTTCAAGGAGATCGACACCTGGATCGGTCCTCTGGTCGTCGGTGCCTCCGTGTTCTCCACCAGCGTCGGATCGGCACGCCGGGCGGACGGCGGGTGGCAGGTCTCCGGGAAGTGGGCGTTCGGCAGCGGCTGCAAGCACGCGGCCTGGGCGGCCGTGGGCGTGACCTACGAGGGCTCGGACGGCCGACCGGGCCGGGCGATGGCACTGCTGAGCCGCGAGCAGTACACGATCCTGGACGACTGGAAGGTCATGGGCCTGAAGGCCACCTCCAGCAACAGCATCACCGCCGAGGAGGAGGCGTTCGTCCCCGACCACCGCTTCGTCGACCTGGCCGACTTCCCCGCGGTCATGGACAGCGTGCGGGATCGCTACGCCGGCATCGGGTTCCGCAACGACACACGCGCGCTCATGCTGATCACCTGTCTCAGCAACGTGGCCGTCGCACTCGGCATGGCCCGCGGCACCCTGGACTGCTTCGTCGAGCAGGCGAAGGCCCGCAAGCCGTTCAACCTGCCCTACCCGACCGTGGCGGACATGCCGTCGACCCAGGTGGCCGCCGGTACGGCCCGCGCGATGATCAACGCCGCGGAGGCGACCATCCTCGGCCACGCCGACGAGGTGGACCGCCGCGCCCTGGCCGGGACCGAGTTCACGGGCGCCGAGGAGTCCGAGATCACGATGGACCTCGTCTACGCGGTGCGGCTGTGCGCGGACGCCATCGACAAACTCCAACTCGCCATCGGCTCCTCCACGGTGAGCCTCAAGAACCCGATCCAGCGCTTCGCGCGGGATGTGCGCGTGCTGGCCACCCATGGCGCGATCCGCTTCGACCCGTTGGCCGAGCTGAGCGGCCGTCAGCTCCTCGGACTCGAACCGTTTCCCATGTTCGCCGGAGGCGTGCCCCAGGTGGGCTGA